A window of the Microscilla marina ATCC 23134 genome harbors these coding sequences:
- a CDS encoding DUF1987 domain-containing protein: MKSLIITQEKYTPYISFNTDTNIFDIAGESYSEDAFVFYQALLKWLSDYLKVNQRPITLNFRLLYFNTSSSQAIFHILEMLEDYAERENVDVQVNWYAKPNDSSMMEDGLYYQDNFDALSFNMQAL, from the coding sequence GTGAAAAGTTTGATTATCACGCAAGAAAAATATACCCCTTATATTTCGTTCAATACAGATACCAACATATTTGATATTGCCGGAGAGTCCTACAGTGAAGACGCTTTTGTGTTTTACCAAGCTTTACTAAAGTGGCTCAGCGATTATCTAAAAGTTAACCAACGCCCTATCACGTTAAATTTTCGCTTATTGTATTTCAATACAAGTTCATCACAAGCCATATTTCATATACTTGAGATGCTGGAAGATTATGCCGAACGTGAAAATGTAGACGTGCAGGTAAATTGGTACGCAAAACCCAACGATAGCAGTATGATGGAAGACGGACTATACTATCAGGATAATTTTGATGCTTTATCCTTCAATATGCAGGCTTTATAG
- a CDS encoding arginase, translating to MVSKIKVIEVKSEIAAGTRGASLGIDALKTACLNKASKNNTPVSKTFFATYNQCLTVPTVNEILFQDNKYPFAKHIDGLLKVQTATCQAVNDTLKQGLFPLVLAGDHGSAAGTIAGVKQAYPNKRLGVIWIDAHADLHSPYTTPSGNMHGMPLAIALNENNEAHRINTLDAATNEYWEQLKNVGIKGAKLKGEDIVLIAGRDIEAQEQALMDKYGMRNFTAEEVHTQGAEAIAKQTLDILSDCDMVYVSFDVDSMDSAISAGTGTPVPNGLTVAEARDLNVAFARSSKTICWEMVEINPTLDDKVNLMAENAFSILEATTEALVSHHRLVEVS from the coding sequence ATGGTTAGTAAGATAAAAGTTATTGAAGTAAAATCAGAAATTGCAGCAGGAACAAGGGGAGCAAGTTTGGGAATAGATGCTTTGAAAACAGCTTGTTTGAATAAAGCCAGTAAAAACAATACACCAGTGAGCAAAACCTTTTTTGCCACTTATAACCAGTGCCTGACAGTGCCTACTGTCAATGAGATTCTTTTCCAAGACAATAAATACCCGTTTGCCAAACACATTGATGGTTTGTTGAAAGTTCAAACGGCTACTTGCCAGGCAGTGAATGACACACTCAAGCAAGGGTTGTTTCCCTTGGTACTTGCCGGAGATCATGGTTCGGCAGCAGGCACTATAGCAGGAGTCAAACAAGCGTATCCTAACAAGCGACTAGGGGTGATATGGATAGATGCCCACGCCGATTTGCATTCGCCTTATACTACTCCTTCGGGCAATATGCATGGCATGCCTCTGGCAATAGCTTTGAACGAAAACAACGAAGCACACCGAATAAACACCTTAGATGCGGCCACTAATGAGTACTGGGAACAACTTAAGAATGTAGGTATCAAAGGAGCTAAACTCAAGGGTGAAGACATTGTATTGATTGCAGGCAGAGATATAGAAGCACAAGAACAAGCCTTGATGGATAAATACGGGATGAGAAACTTTACTGCCGAAGAGGTGCACACTCAGGGGGCAGAGGCTATAGCTAAACAAACCCTTGATATTTTGAGCGATTGTGATATGGTGTATGTATCGTTTGATGTAGACAGTATGGATTCTGCGATTTCGGCAGGCACAGGTACTCCTGTACCCAATGGTTTGACTGTAGCCGAAGCCCGTGATTTGAACGTAGCTTTTGCCCGTAGTTCAAAAACAATATGTTGGGAAATGGTGGAAATCAATCCAACTTTAGACGATAAAGTTAACTTAATGGCAGAAAATGCTTTCTCTATTTTAGAGGCGACTACCGAAGCATTGGTGAGCCATCATCGTTTGGTAGAGGTTTCTTAG
- a CDS encoding DUF1987 domain-containing protein: MDSLLIKREKYTPYVSFDVNTRVFNIEGESYSDDSDTFYQPITKWLKSYLATNKKSVTLNFKLKYFNTRSSRAFFEILELLEEHVIHKNTKVIVNWYTNVKDVDIIEDGENYKDSFDHLSFNILSQHLV, encoded by the coding sequence ATGGACAGTTTATTAATAAAGAGGGAAAAATACACACCTTACGTATCATTTGATGTAAACACCAGAGTTTTTAACATTGAAGGAGAATCTTACAGCGATGATTCTGACACGTTTTACCAACCTATTACTAAATGGCTCAAAAGCTATCTTGCCACTAACAAAAAAAGCGTTACACTCAATTTCAAACTAAAATACTTTAATACAAGGTCATCACGGGCATTTTTTGAGATTTTGGAGTTATTAGAAGAACACGTGATTCATAAAAACACCAAAGTAATAGTCAATTGGTACACCAATGTCAAGGATGTAGACATCATAGAGGATGGGGAGAATTATAAAGATAGTTTTGATCATTTATCGTTCAATATTCTATCACAGCATTTGGTCTAA
- a CDS encoding alpha/beta hydrolase, producing the protein MWRVFKWFIRVVLYLLLVMAGVVTVICVFVYLNQDKVIFLAEKLPLDHKFKFAYDEERFYTPEHGARLNALLFKGKQQTARGLIYYLHGNTGSLRNWGRIARRFTQYGYDVLVFDYRIYGKSRGEVNEQTLLKDAEYVYQQLLKEYPENKVVIYGRSLGSGLAAFVAAHNMPKMLILETPYYSFIDLVQHLGKQYNIPWFPYTIVLKYHLRTDLYLPQVKSPVYLFHGQLDELIYYESSQKLARFFKKDDLLFSVPDGKHADLWRYDEFNQNLAKVLTKK; encoded by the coding sequence ATGTGGCGTGTATTTAAGTGGTTTATTCGAGTGGTGCTTTATTTATTGCTAGTAATGGCAGGTGTGGTGACCGTAATATGTGTTTTTGTGTACCTCAATCAAGACAAGGTTATTTTTCTTGCCGAAAAGCTGCCTCTTGATCATAAGTTTAAATTTGCTTATGATGAAGAACGTTTTTACACTCCTGAGCATGGAGCCCGTTTAAACGCGCTATTGTTTAAGGGCAAGCAACAAACCGCTCGAGGGCTTATCTATTATTTACACGGCAATACAGGGAGTTTGCGTAACTGGGGCAGAATAGCTCGCCGATTTACCCAGTATGGCTACGATGTGCTGGTGTTTGATTATAGAATATATGGTAAAAGCAGGGGGGAAGTAAATGAACAAACTTTACTAAAAGATGCAGAATATGTGTACCAACAGTTGTTGAAAGAATATCCCGAAAACAAAGTGGTCATATACGGGCGTTCGCTTGGGAGTGGTTTGGCTGCCTTTGTGGCAGCACACAATATGCCCAAAATGCTGATATTAGAAACGCCTTATTATAGTTTTATTGATTTGGTGCAACACTTGGGCAAACAATACAATATCCCTTGGTTTCCTTATACTATTGTACTTAAGTATCATCTGCGTACCGATTTATACTTACCCCAGGTCAAGTCGCCTGTATATTTGTTTCATGGGCAGCTCGACGAACTGATCTACTACGAATCGAGCCAGAAACTGGCCCGCTTTTTTAAGAAGGATGATCTACTGTTTAGTGTGCCTGATGGCAAACATGCCGATCTGTGGCGGTACGATGAGTTTAACCAAAACCTGGCGAAGGTATTAACCAAAAAATAG
- a CDS encoding C1 family peptidase, with product MNWKYAFYLVFLTSFITFRTNAQYKFTIEKKVEATPVKNQQRTGTCWSFSTASFIESELIRLGKGQHDLSEMYVARRIYREKALNYMRRQGKAQFSQGSLAHDLINTIGKYGIVPEQAYSGKVNGETRHDHAELASVLTSIMKTVVKRKRPTQKWLPAFEGVLDAYLGKVPEKFTYQNKEYTPKSFAQWLGVNPADYVELTSYTHQPYYKAFVLEIPDNFSNGAYYNLPIDELEAVAKNAIQSGYSMVWDGDVSEKGFSQKNDVAIVPKKQWTQMASAERKKALKNPVEERKVTQKMRQETFENYSTTDDHLMHLIGTAKDQNSNRYYLIKNSWGVNAGSCGGYVHASQAYFRLKTVSLLVHKDAIPKQIRKKLAL from the coding sequence ATGAATTGGAAATATGCCTTTTACCTGGTTTTTTTAACCAGTTTCATTACCTTTCGCACAAACGCTCAATACAAATTTACTATAGAGAAAAAAGTAGAAGCCACACCAGTAAAAAACCAACAGCGTACAGGTACTTGCTGGAGCTTTTCTACTGCTTCGTTTATTGAGTCAGAACTTATTCGTTTGGGCAAAGGGCAACACGATTTGTCAGAAATGTATGTAGCACGTCGCATTTACCGCGAAAAAGCCCTAAACTACATGCGCCGCCAGGGTAAAGCCCAATTTAGTCAAGGAAGCCTTGCTCACGACCTTATCAACACCATTGGCAAGTACGGTATTGTACCCGAACAAGCGTACAGTGGCAAAGTAAACGGTGAAACCAGACACGACCACGCAGAACTCGCTTCGGTGCTTACCAGTATTATGAAAACGGTAGTAAAACGCAAGCGCCCTACTCAAAAATGGTTGCCTGCTTTTGAAGGGGTATTGGATGCTTACCTAGGTAAAGTACCAGAAAAGTTTACCTACCAGAACAAAGAATATACGCCTAAAAGTTTTGCCCAATGGTTGGGCGTCAACCCAGCAGACTATGTAGAACTGACCTCTTATACTCACCAACCTTATTACAAGGCATTTGTGCTGGAGATTCCTGACAATTTTTCTAACGGTGCATACTATAACCTACCTATAGACGAATTGGAAGCCGTAGCAAAAAATGCTATTCAGAGTGGATACTCGATGGTGTGGGACGGTGATGTCAGCGAAAAAGGTTTTTCGCAAAAAAATGATGTTGCGATTGTTCCTAAAAAACAGTGGACACAAATGGCTTCGGCAGAACGAAAAAAAGCCTTGAAAAACCCTGTGGAAGAACGCAAGGTAACGCAAAAAATGCGTCAGGAAACTTTTGAAAACTACAGTACTACCGACGATCACCTGATGCACCTCATTGGCACTGCCAAAGATCAAAATAGCAACAGGTACTACTTGATTAAAAACTCTTGGGGTGTAAACGCAGGTTCTTGTGGAGGGTATGTACATGCTTCTCAGGCTTATTTTCGCCTCAAGACAGTATCGCTGTTAGTACATAAAGATGCCATACCAAAGCAAATTCGCAAAAAACTGGCACTCTAA
- a CDS encoding DUF1987 domain-containing protein, producing MENHSVKKPPILSANIEWLDKYVKANPTPLSLDFRLSYFNTSSSQLIFEMLEMLNNHASNYNIPIVINWYASAHDMDMVEDGEDFQEDFGALSFNILVEQLI from the coding sequence TTGGAGAATCATTCAGTGAAGAAACCGCCCATTTTATCAGCCAATATAGAATGGCTCGATAAATACGTGAAGGCCAACCCAACACCCTTAAGTCTTGACTTCCGCCTAAGTTATTTTAACACCAGCTCTTCTCAACTAATTTTTGAAATGCTGGAAATGTTAAATAACCATGCCAGCAATTACAATATACCTATTGTGATAAACTGGTATGCCAGTGCCCACGACATGGACATGGTAGAAGACGGAGAAGATTTTCAGGAAGATTTTGGGGCTTTGAGTTTTAATATATTGGTAGAACAACTTATATAA
- a CDS encoding SiaC family regulatory phosphoprotein, with protein sequence MNDLLIEKGDSTPKVFFDKATNNLEIVGESFSEETAHFISQYRMAR encoded by the coding sequence ATGAATGATTTATTGATTGAAAAGGGGGATTCCACTCCCAAAGTATTCTTTGACAAAGCAACCAATAACCTGGAAATTGTTGGAGAATCATTCAGTGAAGAAACCGCCCATTTTATCAGCCAATATAGAATGGCTCGATAA